From one Bacteroides fragilis NCTC 9343 genomic stretch:
- the cas2 gene encoding CRISPR-associated endonuclease Cas2: protein MYVIFVYDFGEKRVSKMLRLCRRYLNWIQNSVFEGELSEVRLKELLLLAKGVMNPEEDCIIIFKGATQCSLEKEIVGKELANIDNFL, encoded by the coding sequence ATGTATGTTATTTTTGTTTATGATTTTGGAGAAAAGAGGGTCTCAAAGATGTTGAGATTATGTCGTAGGTATTTGAATTGGATTCAGAATTCTGTATTTGAAGGTGAACTTTCGGAAGTACGTTTAAAAGAGCTATTATTATTAGCAAAAGGGGTTATGAACCCCGAAGAAGATTGCATTATTATTTTTAAAGGGGCTACTCAATGCTCTTTGGAAAAGGAAATAGTGGGCAAAGAACTTGCTAACATTGATAATTTTTTGTAA
- the cas6 gene encoding CRISPR-associated endoribonuclease Cas6, translating into MRIRIKTTSNEKILPFDYQGKLIGVIHKWLGNNELHDKISLYSFSWLLGGVMVDKKGYVFPNGAELLISFHEDQHLKKIIDSILLDSEIFYGLCVKDITIVGSPVFTEEPQRFFLASPIFIKRRIEEIMGYKYYFYDDQESNQLMTETLKHKMREAGLPEDDTLRVEFDISYSKKKKKMVTIHGIKSIANMCPVIIHGTQTSKRFAWVVGLGNGTGSGYGALI; encoded by the coding sequence ATGAGGATAAGAATTAAAACAACTTCAAATGAAAAAATCCTTCCTTTTGATTATCAAGGGAAGTTGATTGGAGTAATTCATAAATGGTTAGGAAATAATGAATTGCATGACAAGATATCTTTATATTCTTTTTCTTGGCTGCTAGGTGGTGTGATGGTTGATAAAAAAGGCTATGTATTTCCGAATGGAGCTGAATTGCTTATTAGCTTTCATGAAGATCAGCATCTTAAAAAGATAATTGATAGTATTCTGTTGGATTCGGAAATCTTTTATGGCTTATGTGTGAAAGATATTACTATTGTCGGGAGTCCTGTCTTTACAGAAGAGCCACAAAGATTTTTTTTAGCTTCTCCTATATTTATTAAACGACGAATAGAAGAAATTATGGGCTATAAATATTATTTCTATGATGATCAGGAAAGTAATCAACTTATGACAGAAACCTTGAAACATAAAATGAGGGAAGCCGGGCTACCGGAAGACGATACGTTAAGAGTCGAATTTGATATAAGCTACTCAAAGAAGAAAAAGAAAATGGTGACTATTCATGGTATCAAAAGTATAGCCAATATGTGTCCGGTTATTATTCATGGCACTCAGACTAGTAAAAGGTTTGCTTGGGTAGTTGGTCTGGGGAACGGAACTGGTAGCGGATATGGAGCTTTGATTTAA
- the map gene encoding type I methionyl aminopeptidase, whose product MKKFIKGVRFTPSNYPDEIEDKIQKYRKQGYKLPPRKVLRTPEQIEGIRESAKINTALLNHIAENIREGMSTEEIDRLVYDFTTSHGAIPAPLNYEGFPKSVCTSINDVVCHGIPSSTEILKSGDIINVDVSTIYNGYFSDASRMFMIGEVSPEKQRLVQVTKECMEIGIAAAQPWARLGDVGAAIQEHAEKNGYSVVRDLCGHGVGIKFHEEPDVEHFGRRGTGMLILPGMTFTIEPMINMGTYEVFVDSADDWTVCTDDGLPSAQWENMILINETGNEILTY is encoded by the coding sequence ATGAAAAAATTTATCAAAGGAGTCCGGTTTACTCCTTCCAATTATCCGGATGAAATAGAAGATAAAATACAGAAATACAGAAAACAAGGTTATAAACTTCCTCCACGCAAGGTATTGCGCACACCGGAACAAATTGAAGGTATCCGTGAAAGTGCAAAGATCAACACAGCTCTGCTGAACCACATTGCAGAAAATATTCGTGAAGGAATGTCCACCGAAGAGATCGATCGTTTGGTCTACGATTTCACCACGTCCCATGGGGCTATTCCGGCTCCTCTAAACTATGAAGGATTTCCCAAAAGCGTCTGCACCAGCATCAACGATGTAGTATGCCACGGAATCCCCAGTTCAACCGAAATTCTAAAAAGCGGAGATATTATCAACGTAGATGTTTCTACCATTTACAATGGTTATTTCTCTGACGCATCACGCATGTTTATGATCGGCGAAGTCAGCCCTGAAAAACAGAGATTGGTACAGGTCACTAAAGAATGTATGGAGATCGGCATAGCTGCCGCACAGCCTTGGGCCCGTTTAGGTGACGTAGGTGCGGCTATTCAGGAACATGCCGAAAAGAACGGTTATAGTGTGGTACGCGACTTATGCGGACATGGAGTGGGAATCAAATTCCATGAGGAACCCGACGTAGAGCACTTCGGACGCCGCGGTACCGGTATGTTGATTCTTCCGGGAATGACTTTTACCATCGAACCGATGATCAACATGGGAACGTATGAGGTCTTTGTCGACTCTGCTGATGACTGGACAGTCTGCACAGACGACGGATTGCCGTCTGCACAATGGGAAAATATGATTCTGATTAATGAAACCGGAAACGAAATACTGACTTATTAA
- a CDS encoding DNA recombination protein RmuC encodes MELTLLLIIAALLVALLALTLTRNNRAQSEEMQRALRQQMQENREELNRSIRELRMEMTQTLNQGLQQLQDAMHKNMMTTGELQRQKFDAMARQQETLIQSTEKRLDDMRVMVEEKLQKTLNERIGQSFEIVRSQLENVQKGLGEMKSLAQDVGGLKKVLSNVKMRGTFGEVQLGALLEQMMSPEQYEANVKTKKSGTEFVEFAIKLPGKDDANSTVYLPIDAKFPKDVYEQYYDAFEAGDAALMESCGRQLETTIKKMAKDIHDKYVDPPFTTDFAILFLPFESIYAEVIRRTSLVETLQKDYKIVVTGPTTLGAILNSLQMGFRTLAIQKRTGEVWTVLGAVKTEFGKFGGLLEKVQKNLQSAGDQLEEVMGKRTRAIERKLRQVEELPHEESRRILPIDDGGEDD; translated from the coding sequence ATGGAACTGACTCTCCTCTTGATTATTGCAGCCTTACTGGTTGCCCTGCTCGCATTGACACTTACCCGCAACAATCGCGCACAAAGCGAAGAGATGCAACGGGCATTGCGCCAACAAATGCAGGAAAACCGGGAAGAGTTGAATCGCAGTATTCGCGAGTTACGCATGGAAATGACGCAAACCCTGAATCAGGGTTTGCAACAGCTGCAAGATGCCATGCATAAGAACATGATGACCACCGGAGAACTGCAACGCCAAAAGTTCGACGCAATGGCACGCCAGCAGGAAACGCTGATACAGTCCACCGAGAAGCGTCTGGACGACATGCGCGTGATGGTTGAAGAGAAATTACAAAAGACTCTCAACGAACGCATCGGACAATCTTTCGAGATAGTCCGTTCGCAACTTGAAAATGTGCAAAAGGGCCTGGGCGAAATGAAGTCGCTCGCACAAGACGTAGGCGGTCTCAAGAAGGTTCTGAGTAACGTGAAAATGCGCGGAACGTTCGGTGAGGTCCAGCTAGGCGCACTTCTGGAACAGATGATGAGTCCGGAACAGTATGAAGCGAATGTCAAGACCAAGAAAAGCGGAACCGAATTTGTGGAGTTCGCCATCAAACTTCCGGGAAAAGATGATGCCAACAGCACTGTTTATCTGCCAATCGACGCCAAATTCCCCAAAGATGTTTACGAACAATACTACGATGCTTTCGAAGCCGGAGATGCCGCATTGATGGAATCGTGCGGACGCCAACTGGAGACAACCATCAAAAAAATGGCGAAGGATATCCACGACAAGTATGTCGATCCTCCGTTTACAACGGACTTCGCTATCTTATTTCTCCCCTTCGAAAGCATCTATGCAGAAGTGATCCGCCGGACAAGCTTAGTTGAAACGCTACAAAAGGATTACAAGATTGTAGTAACCGGACCGACTACTTTGGGAGCTATCCTGAACAGTTTGCAAATGGGATTCCGGACACTCGCCATACAGAAACGCACAGGCGAGGTATGGACCGTACTGGGAGCTGTAAAAACCGAATTCGGAAAATTCGGAGGACTGCTTGAGAAGGTCCAGAAGAATCTGCAAAGCGCAGGTGACCAGTTGGAAGAAGTGATGGGAAAACGTACGCGCGCCATCGAACGCAAACTCCGTCAGGTCGAAGAACTCCCCCACGAGGAAAGCCGGAGAATATTACCGATAGACGATGGCGGAGAAGATGACTGA
- a CDS encoding DUF169 domain-containing protein, with product MEITLKNQFITLWNTYFPQAGLPITFQYSADTQNLPIVEAPKGHRCIIAQLTQVQRGKTLCIQADSVGCRGGKRYTNFTDKMFPGFECFLSHNEQGEGERYKQTPELAAAALAQLPALPVKGENLIFKRWDKLEAEDMPEVVIFFVSADILSGLFTLACFDNVAPDAVIAPFGASCASIIYHPYREQLDGTNRAVLGSFDPSARKCMKPDLLSFAIPFNKFKSMVSQMEESFLKTATWDVIKKRMGSS from the coding sequence ATGGAAATAACACTTAAAAATCAGTTCATTACTTTGTGGAATACTTATTTTCCACAAGCCGGACTTCCGATAACATTCCAATACTCGGCAGATACACAAAATCTCCCGATAGTGGAAGCTCCGAAAGGACATCGGTGCATCATTGCACAGTTGACCCAGGTACAGCGTGGAAAAACTCTCTGCATACAGGCGGATTCTGTGGGATGCCGAGGTGGAAAACGGTACACAAACTTCACGGACAAGATGTTTCCCGGATTCGAATGTTTCCTTTCACACAATGAACAGGGCGAAGGAGAACGATACAAGCAGACTCCGGAGCTGGCAGCTGCCGCTCTGGCACAGTTGCCTGCACTTCCTGTCAAGGGAGAAAACCTGATCTTCAAACGTTGGGATAAGCTGGAAGCGGAAGACATGCCGGAAGTTGTTATCTTTTTTGTATCTGCCGACATCCTCTCCGGTCTGTTCACATTGGCTTGTTTTGACAATGTAGCTCCTGATGCAGTGATCGCTCCCTTTGGTGCAAGCTGTGCTTCTATTATCTATCATCCGTACCGGGAACAACTGGACGGAACCAATCGGGCGGTATTGGGATCATTCGATCCTTCTGCACGCAAATGTATGAAACCCGATCTCTTGTCTTTTGCCATTCCGTTTAACAAGTTCAAGAGTATGGTGTCACAAATGGAAGAAAGTTTCCTAAAGACAGCAACGTGGGATGTAATCAAAAAGAGAATGGGTTCGTCATAA
- the nhaA gene encoding Na+/H+ antiporter NhaA, with translation MTVLRSMKDFSSMNITASILLFVTAIAAAVIANSPAASVYQEFLSHELHFRIGGFNLLSHAGHNLTMIEFINDGLMTIFFLMVGLEIKRELLVGELSSFRKAALPFIAACGGMVVPVVIYSMVCAPGTEGGQGLAIPMATDIAFSLGVLSLLGKRVPLSLKIFLTAFAVVDDIGGILVIAIFYSSHVAYEYLLWAALLYVLLYFIGKKGATNKIFFLVVGVVIWYLFLQSGIHSTISGVILAFVIPAKPQLNVGTYIERIRRIISTFPEMGANNIVLTNQQIAKLKEVESASDRVISPLQSLEDNLHGAVNYLVLPLFAFVNAGVMFSGEGEVIGGVTLAVALGLLAGKFLGIYSFTWLAVKSGLTPMPLGMNWKNISGVALLGGIGFTVSLFIANLSFGSAHPVLLNQAKLGVLSGTVMAGILGYLVLHWVLPKRR, from the coding sequence ATGACAGTTTTACGTTCGATGAAGGATTTCTCGTCGATGAATATTACGGCGAGTATTCTATTGTTTGTCACAGCGATTGCCGCTGCGGTAATCGCTAACTCTCCGGCAGCATCGGTGTATCAGGAGTTTTTGTCGCATGAACTTCATTTTCGCATCGGAGGCTTTAATTTACTTTCGCATGCGGGACACAATCTGACGATGATTGAGTTCATTAATGACGGTCTGATGACGATTTTCTTCTTAATGGTCGGACTGGAGATTAAGCGAGAGTTACTGGTAGGCGAGCTTTCCTCGTTCCGTAAAGCTGCACTGCCATTCATTGCCGCATGTGGCGGAATGGTAGTGCCTGTTGTCATCTATTCCATGGTTTGTGCTCCGGGCACTGAAGGCGGGCAAGGACTGGCTATCCCTATGGCAACCGATATTGCCTTTTCTTTGGGAGTGCTCAGCCTGTTGGGCAAGCGTGTTCCGTTGAGTCTGAAAATCTTCCTTACAGCGTTTGCGGTAGTCGATGATATAGGCGGTATATTGGTGATTGCCATTTTCTACAGTTCACACGTGGCTTATGAATATTTGTTATGGGCGGCGCTGCTTTACGTTCTGTTATATTTTATAGGTAAGAAGGGAGCTACCAATAAGATTTTCTTTTTAGTTGTCGGTGTGGTTATCTGGTATCTTTTCCTGCAATCGGGTATCCATAGTACGATTTCCGGTGTTATTCTGGCCTTTGTCATTCCGGCCAAACCACAGTTGAACGTCGGTACATATATTGAGCGTATCCGACGCATTATCAGTACATTCCCCGAAATGGGAGCAAACAACATCGTACTGACCAATCAACAGATAGCCAAGCTGAAAGAGGTTGAGTCGGCTTCCGACCGTGTCATCAGTCCCCTTCAGTCGCTTGAGGATAACCTGCATGGTGCAGTGAATTATCTTGTCCTTCCGTTGTTCGCTTTTGTCAATGCAGGTGTTATGTTTAGTGGCGAAGGTGAAGTTATTGGCGGGGTTACCCTTGCGGTTGCTTTGGGATTATTGGCAGGCAAATTTCTGGGGATTTATTCTTTTACCTGGCTGGCTGTCAAAAGCGGTCTTACTCCGATGCCTTTGGGGATGAACTGGAAGAATATATCCGGAGTGGCGTTACTGGGTGGAATAGGCTTTACGGTATCGCTTTTCATCGCCAATCTTTCGTTCGGCTCCGCCCATCCTGTATTATTGAACCAGGCCAAACTCGGTGTTTTATCCGGTACGGTAATGGCGGGTATCTTGGGATACCTGGTTTTGCATTGGGTCTTGCCCAAAAGAAGATAA
- a CDS encoding cation:proton antiporter — MRKVLSFSAFLIIGLLLSQYLPLLAGEGYATVKIVSNILLYICLSFIMINVGREFEVDKTRWRSYAGDYFIAMATAAMPWFLIAIYYVFVLLPPEFWNSWEAWKENLLLSRFAAPTSAGILFTMLAAIGLKSSWIYKKIQVLAIFDDLDTILLMIPLQIMMIGLRWQLIVVVFIVFLLLSLGWKQLGRYNWRQDWKAIMGYSVLVFVATQAVYYFSKQLYGEEGSIHIEVLLPAFVLGMIMKHKEIDTPVEHKVSTGVSFLFMFLVGMSMPHFIGVNFAETHAGTHSVTGSQEMMSWGMIALHVLIVSLLSNIGKLFPVFFYRDRKFSERLALSIGMFTRGEVGAGVIFIALGYNLGGPALVISVLTIVLNLILTGIFVLWVKKLALRSYTT; from the coding sequence ATGAGAAAAGTTCTGTCTTTTTCGGCCTTTTTGATTATTGGCCTTTTGCTATCACAATACTTGCCGTTATTGGCAGGTGAAGGATATGCTACCGTAAAAATTGTATCTAACATTCTTCTTTACATCTGCCTGAGTTTTATTATGATTAACGTAGGGCGTGAGTTTGAAGTTGATAAGACCCGTTGGCGAAGTTATGCCGGAGACTACTTCATTGCGATGGCTACTGCCGCCATGCCTTGGTTCCTGATTGCTATCTATTATGTATTTGTGCTTTTGCCGCCAGAATTCTGGAACAGTTGGGAGGCTTGGAAAGAGAATCTGCTGTTAAGCCGTTTCGCAGCTCCTACATCGGCCGGTATTCTTTTCACGATGCTCGCCGCCATCGGACTTAAATCAAGTTGGATTTATAAAAAGATTCAGGTCCTGGCAATTTTTGATGACCTCGATACCATTTTGTTAATGATTCCCCTGCAGATAATGATGATTGGTTTGCGCTGGCAGCTGATCGTGGTTGTCTTTATTGTCTTCTTATTGCTTTCATTGGGTTGGAAACAGTTGGGAAGGTATAACTGGCGTCAGGACTGGAAAGCGATAATGGGCTATTCGGTGCTTGTATTTGTTGCTACCCAAGCCGTTTACTATTTTAGCAAGCAGCTCTATGGCGAAGAGGGGAGTATTCACATCGAGGTGTTGTTGCCGGCTTTTGTGCTGGGTATGATCATGAAACACAAAGAAATAGATACTCCTGTCGAGCATAAAGTTTCAACAGGGGTTTCGTTCCTGTTTATGTTCTTGGTAGGTATGAGCATGCCGCATTTCATTGGGGTGAACTTTGCCGAGACACATGCCGGAACCCATTCGGTGACAGGTTCGCAGGAAATGATGTCGTGGGGAATGATAGCACTTCACGTATTGATTGTTTCACTGCTTTCAAATATCGGTAAGCTGTTTCCTGTGTTCTTTTACCGGGATAGGAAGTTCAGCGAACGCCTGGCGCTTTCTATCGGTATGTTTACCCGTGGTGAAGTAGGAGCCGGAGTCATCTTTATTGCCCTCGGATACAATTTGGGTGGTCCTGCATTGGTTATTTCAGTGCTGACCATTGTATTGAATTTGATTCTGACCGGTATCTTTGTACTATGGGTGAAGAAGTTGGCATTGCGAAGCTATACAACTTAG
- the lepA gene encoding translation elongation factor 4, producing MDKIRNFCIIAHIDHGKSTLADRLLEFTNTIQVTEGQMLDDMDLEKERGITIKSHAIQMEYTYKGEKYILNLIDTPGHVDFSYEVSRSIAACEGALLIVDASQGVQAQTISNLYMAIEHDLEIIPIINKCDMASAMPEEVEDEIVELLGCKRDEIIRASGKTGMGVEEILAAVIERIPHPQGDESAPLQALIFDSVFNSFRGIIAYFKITNGVIRAGDKVKFFNTGKEYVADEIGVLKMEMVPRKELRTGDVGYIISGIKTSKEVKVGDTITHVARPCDKAIAGFEEVKPMVFAGVYPIEAEEFEDLRASLEKLQLNDASLTFQPESSLALGFGFRCGFLGLLHMEIVQERLDREFDMNVITTVPNVSYHIYDKQGNMTEVHNPGGMPDPTMIDHIEEPYIKASIITTTDYIGPIMTLCLGKRGELLKQEYISGNRVELFYNMPLGEIVIDFYDRLKSISKGYASFDYHPDGFRPSKLVKLDILLNGESVDALSTLTHFDNAYDMGRRMCEKLKELIPRQQFEIAIQAAIGAKIIARETIKAVRKDVTAKCYGGDISRKRKLLEKQKKGKKRMKQIGNVEVPQKAFLAVLKLD from the coding sequence ATGGATAAAATCAGAAATTTTTGCATCATTGCTCATATTGACCATGGTAAATCAACATTGGCGGACCGTTTGTTGGAGTTCACTAATACCATTCAGGTGACAGAAGGGCAGATGCTTGATGATATGGACTTGGAAAAGGAGAGGGGGATTACGATTAAAAGTCATGCCATACAGATGGAGTACACTTATAAGGGGGAGAAGTATATTCTGAACCTGATCGATACTCCGGGGCATGTTGACTTTTCATACGAAGTATCCCGCTCGATAGCTGCCTGCGAAGGTGCGTTACTCATTGTGGATGCGTCGCAAGGAGTCCAGGCACAGACCATCTCGAATCTTTATATGGCTATTGAGCACGATCTTGAAATCATTCCGATCATTAACAAGTGCGACATGGCAAGTGCCATGCCCGAAGAGGTGGAAGACGAGATCGTAGAGCTGCTGGGATGTAAGCGGGATGAAATTATCCGTGCGTCCGGTAAGACCGGTATGGGTGTGGAAGAGATACTGGCAGCGGTCATCGAGCGTATACCTCATCCTCAAGGTGATGAAAGTGCGCCGTTGCAAGCTTTGATATTCGACTCCGTATTCAACTCATTCCGTGGAATCATCGCTTATTTTAAGATAACGAACGGAGTCATCCGTGCTGGTGATAAGGTTAAGTTCTTCAATACCGGGAAAGAGTATGTTGCAGACGAAATCGGAGTGTTGAAGATGGAAATGGTTCCACGCAAGGAACTCCGGACGGGAGATGTAGGCTATATCATTTCGGGAATTAAGACTTCGAAAGAGGTGAAAGTGGGAGATACGATCACTCACGTAGCCCGCCCTTGCGATAAAGCGATTGCGGGATTCGAAGAGGTGAAGCCGATGGTGTTTGCCGGAGTTTATCCCATCGAAGCCGAAGAATTTGAAGATCTGCGAGCTTCACTTGAGAAGTTGCAGCTGAATGATGCCTCACTGACGTTCCAACCGGAATCATCGTTGGCCTTAGGCTTCGGTTTCCGTTGTGGCTTCCTGGGATTGCTTCACATGGAAATTGTACAGGAGCGTCTGGATCGTGAGTTCGATATGAATGTCATCACCACAGTTCCTAACGTATCTTATCATATTTACGACAAACAAGGTAATATGACGGAGGTGCATAACCCCGGCGGTATGCCCGATCCGACTATGATCGACCATATAGAAGAGCCTTATATCAAAGCTTCTATTATTACAACGACCGATTATATCGGACCTATCATGACGCTTTGTCTCGGTAAGCGGGGCGAATTGTTGAAGCAGGAATATATCTCGGGAAACCGCGTCGAGTTGTTCTACAATATGCCGTTGGGTGAAATTGTGATCGACTTCTACGACAGACTGAAGAGTATTTCGAAAGGTTATGCTTCGTTCGATTATCATCCGGATGGTTTCCGTCCGTCCAAATTGGTGAAACTGGATATTTTGTTAAACGGTGAATCGGTTGATGCGCTTTCTACCCTGACTCACTTCGATAATGCTTATGATATGGGGCGTCGGATGTGTGAGAAGTTGAAAGAACTCATTCCGAGACAACAGTTTGAAATAGCTATTCAGGCCGCTATCGGTGCTAAGATTATAGCTCGTGAAACGATCAAAGCGGTGCGTAAAGACGTTACGGCAAAATGTTACGGAGGTGATATCAGCCGTAAACGTAAGCTGCTTGAGAAGCAGAAAAAAGGAAAAAAACGTATGAAGCAGATCGGTAATGTGGAAGTGCCGCAGAAGGCATTCCTTGCCGTGCTTAAACTGGATTAG
- a CDS encoding winged helix-turn-helix domain-containing protein: MLKEKAGEIAGKIWNALNGTEGLTAKQIKKATKLVDKDLFLGLGWLLREDKISTQEIEGELFVTLN, from the coding sequence ATGTTGAAAGAAAAAGCAGGTGAAATTGCAGGTAAAATCTGGAATGCACTGAATGGAACAGAAGGACTGACTGCCAAGCAGATTAAGAAAGCAACTAAATTGGTGGATAAAGATTTGTTCCTTGGCCTCGGATGGCTGTTGAGAGAAGATAAGATCTCTACTCAGGAAATCGAAGGTGAACTCTTCGTTACATTGAACTAA
- a CDS encoding C-GCAxxG-C-C family protein, which produces MTKEERISRATELFKSGYNCSQSVVAAFADMYGFTEEQALRMAASFGGGIGRMRETCGAACGMFLLAGLEKGAIDGADREGKAANYALVQELAAEFKKRNGSLNCGELLGLKKKAPVSSEPEARTEQYYAKRPCSKMVEEAARIWAEYLEKEKK; this is translated from the coding sequence ATGACAAAGGAAGAAAGGATAAGCCGTGCTACTGAGCTTTTCAAGAGCGGCTATAATTGTTCGCAGTCTGTAGTAGCTGCATTTGCCGATATGTATGGATTTACTGAAGAGCAGGCGCTGCGTATGGCAGCTTCGTTTGGCGGAGGTATCGGGCGCATGCGTGAAACGTGTGGCGCTGCCTGTGGCATGTTTCTGCTTGCCGGACTGGAGAAAGGGGCAATTGACGGAGCCGATCGTGAGGGAAAGGCTGCCAATTATGCTTTGGTGCAAGAGCTTGCGGCCGAATTCAAGAAACGGAATGGTTCGTTGAATTGTGGCGAACTGCTTGGTTTAAAGAAGAAAGCACCGGTGTCGTCCGAGCCGGAAGCCCGGACAGAACAGTATTATGCCAAAAGACCTTGTTCGAAAATGGTAGAGGAGGCAGCCAGAATTTGGGCAGAATATCTCGAAAAAGAGAAGAAATAG
- a CDS encoding secondary thiamine-phosphate synthase enzyme YjbQ, with product MATTFDIQLPHYPRGFHLITRDILSLLPDLPENGLLVVFIKHTSAGITINENADPDVRHDFNTFFNKLVPDGAPYFVHTLEGPDDMSAHIKASLIGTSVSIPIRNHRLNLGTWQGIYLCEFRDGGDKRKLSITILE from the coding sequence ATGGCAACAACCTTTGACATACAATTGCCACACTATCCACGTGGCTTCCATCTGATCACCCGTGACATCCTTTCTCTCCTTCCGGACCTGCCGGAAAACGGACTGCTGGTTGTGTTCATCAAGCATACCTCAGCAGGCATCACTATCAACGAAAATGCCGATCCGGACGTGCGTCATGACTTCAATACGTTTTTCAACAAACTCGTACCTGACGGTGCCCCTTATTTCGTCCACACCCTTGAAGGCCCGGACGATATGAGCGCACACATTAAGGCTTCACTAATCGGAACCTCAGTCAGTATCCCCATCCGGAATCACCGTCTGAACCTCGGAACCTGGCAAGGGATCTACTTGTGTGAATTCCGGGACGGGGGCGACAAACGCAAACTGAGTATTACCATTTTGGAGTAA
- a CDS encoding exodeoxyribonuclease III gives MKIITYNVNGLRAAVNKGLPEWLAEENPDVLCLQETKLQPEQYPAEAFEALGYKAYLYSAQKKGYSGVAILTKVEPDHIEYGMGIEEYDNEGRFIRADFGDLSVVSVYHPSGTSGDERQAFKMVWLEAFQKYVTELRKSRPNLILCGDYNICHEPIDIHDPVRNATNSGFLPEEREWMTRFLSAGFIDSFRTLYPQKQEYTWWSYRFNSRAKNKGWRIDYCMVSEPVRSLLKEAVILNNAVHSDHCPMALEIG, from the coding sequence ATGAAAATTATAACTTATAATGTGAACGGACTTCGTGCCGCAGTAAACAAGGGGCTGCCCGAGTGGTTGGCCGAGGAAAATCCCGATGTGCTTTGTCTGCAGGAAACCAAACTGCAACCCGAACAATATCCGGCAGAGGCTTTTGAGGCACTTGGATATAAAGCATATCTCTATTCGGCACAGAAAAAAGGATATAGCGGAGTAGCCATCTTGACCAAAGTAGAGCCCGATCACATAGAATATGGCATGGGAATTGAAGAATATGATAACGAAGGGCGTTTTATTCGTGCGGATTTTGGTGATTTGTCTGTGGTGAGCGTTTACCATCCTTCGGGCACTAGCGGAGACGAACGCCAGGCTTTTAAGATGGTCTGGCTGGAAGCATTCCAGAAGTATGTGACGGAATTGCGTAAATCACGTCCCAATCTGATTCTTTGTGGGGATTATAACATTTGCCATGAACCGATCGATATTCACGATCCGGTTCGTAATGCTACCAACAGTGGTTTCTTGCCCGAAGAACGGGAATGGATGACCCGTTTCCTGTCGGCGGGCTTCATTGATTCTTTCCGTACGCTTTATCCTCAAAAGCAAGAGTATACTTGGTGGAGTTACCGTTTCAATTCGCGTGCCAAGAACAAAGGGTGGAGAATCGATTATTGTATGGTCAGCGAGCCGGTACGCTCTTTGCTGAAAGAAGCCGTTATTCTGAACAACGCCGTTCACTCCGATCATTGTCCGATGGCGTTGGAGATCGGCTGA